The region CGCATTGGGTGCATTACGCACGCCTGGTCCGTGCGGAGACGTTGCGCGTGCGGGAGCTGGAATTTGTCGGCGCGGCGCGTATCGCCGGCCTGGGCCCGGTGCGTATCGTCTGGCGCCATGTCCTGCCGAATATCCTGGCGTCCTTCGTGGTGGTCGCGGCCTTGAACGTCGGCGCCATTATCCTGGCGGAATCCTCCCTGAGCTTCCTGGGCTTCGGCGTGCAGCCGCCCCAGATATCCTGGGGCCAGATGTTGAGCGAGGGGCGGCAGTCCCTGGCCACCAGCTGGTGGGTCGCCACGTTTCCAGGTCTGGCGATCACGCTCACGGTGCTGAGCGTGATCGTGCTGGGCGACTGGCTGCGGGATTATCTTGATCCGAGGCTGTCATGACGGAGCGCAATGCCCCCATCCTGAAATACCGCAAGGCGTCTATATTGCTGGAGCAGGCTGGCGCGACCAGAACGCTGGTGCAGGACCTGGACCTGGAAGTACGCGAACGCGAGATCGTGGCGCTGGTGGGCGAGTCCGGTAGCGGCAAGACATTGACCGCGCTTAGCGTGCTTGGTTTGCTGGCGCCCAATCTGCGGTTGCGGGCGGAAACGGCGGAATTGCGCGGGCGCGATCTGACGCGCTGCACGCCGCGCGACTGGCGGGCGTTGCGGGGCACGGATGCCGCGATGGTGTTCCAGGAGCCCTTGTCGGCGCTGAATCCGGTGCTGACCATAGGCGAGCAGATCGTCGAGATCCTCAAGTACAAGACCGACGTGCCACGCAAGGCGCGGCGCGAGGTGGCGGCGCAACTGCTGCGCGATGTCGACATCGCGCGCGTGCCGCATATCCTGGACGAATATCCCCATCAGCTGTCCGGCGGCATGCGCCAGCGCGTGATGCTGGCCATGGCGATGGCCGCGCGGCCGGCGCTGCTCATCGCCGACGAGCCGACGACCGCCCTGGACAATACCGTGCAAAGACAGGTGCTGGCGTTGATCGCGCGCACCGCCGAGCGTGCCGGCATAGGCGTGCTGTTCGTGACGCACGACCTGTCAGTGGTGGCGCAGCTGGCGGACCGCGTGGCGGTGATGCAGCGGGGGCGCCTGGTGGAGACCGGTTCGGTGGAGACGGTGTTCGAAGCGCCGTCGCATCCCTACACGCGCCGCCTCATGGCCCTCGCGCCGCGCCGCCCGGAAGCGCCGGTGCCGGTGCAGGCGCCGACACCCGTCGTGGCGGCGTCTGAACCCACAGTGCCCCTGCTGCGCCTGGAAAACATCGTCAAGCGCTATGCGGCGCGGGGCGAGTCCTTCGCGGCGGTGGACGATGTCACGCTGGAACTGCATGCGGGACGCACGTTGGGCCTGGTAGGCGAGTCCGGCAGCGGCAAGTCCACCCTGGCCCGTATCGTCGCGGGCTTGCTGCGGCCGGATGCCGGCCGCGTGCGCGTCGACGGCATTGACGTAACGGCCGCCGGGCAGGAGACGCCAGGGCAGGGCGGCAAGGTGCAGATGGTCTTCCAGGATCCGCAGGCGTCCCTCAATCCGCGGATGCGGGTCGGCGCCATCGTCGCGGAGCCGATGCTGGCGCGCGGCCTGGTCACGCGCGCCCAGGCGCCCGACGAGGTGGCGCGCCTGCTGGAAGCCGTGGGCCTGCCCCTGGATGTGGCGCGGCGCTGGCCGCATGAATTGTCGGGCGGCCAACGCCAGCGAATCGGCATCGCCCGCGCGCTGGGCGCCCGTCCGCGCCTGCTGGTCTGCGACGAGCCGGTCTCGGCCCTGGACGCCTCGGTGCAGGCGCAGATCCTGGACTTGCTCAAGCGCTTGCAGCCCGAGTACGGTCTGGCCTATCTTTTCATAGCCCATGGATTGGACAGTGTGTACGCCTTGAGCGACGAGGTGGCCGTGATGAGCCGCGGCCAGGTGGTCGAACATGGCACGCGCGACCAGGTTTTCCATGCGCCGCGCCATGACTACACGCGCACGTTGCTGGACGCCATGCTGGATGCGGATCCCCGCGCCAGTCTCTTCAGGCAGCGACCTCGTCAGGCCGCGTAGCCGGGGAAAGGGGGACGATATCGCGGCGCGCGTTACTACTCAGGGTCAGCAGTTCCCCTGTTGCGCTGCTTCCCCCCAATAACGAACGAGACAAACAGCCATGAGCCACCAGCAAGCACAGATTCATCTAGGGTATTTCCATCTGCCGCTGGGGCGGCATCCCGCCGCATGGCGGCGCGACGAGGCCCGTGGCCATCCCGAAGACCTGGCCTGGGTGGTCGAGGTCGCGCGCAAGGCGGAAGCCGGCCTGTTCGACCTGTTCTTCCTGGCCGACAACCTGGTCGGCCCCACCGCCGAAGGCAACGGCAGGGGCGGCGGATTCGAGCCGTTGACCCTGCTGGGCGCGCTGGCGGCCAGCACGTCTTCCATCGGTCTGGCCGCCACGGTGTCGACGTCGTTCAGCGAACCGTTCAACGTCGCGCGCATGCTGGCGTCGCTGGACCATATGAGTGGCGGACGCATAGCCTGGAACGTGGTGACCTCCCAAAACGATCGAGCGGCGCAGAATTTCGGCCAGCAAGCCCTGCCGGAACATGACGATCGCTATGTGCGCGCGTCGGAGTTCGTCGACGTGGTGAAAGGCTTGTGGGACACCTGGGACGACGACGCCCTGCGCCTGGACAAGGCCAGCGGCGTCTATGTCGACCTGGCCGGCGTGCGCGAGCTGAATCATCGTGGGCCGCACTACGCCGTGCGCGGGCCGCTGAACGTGTCGCGGCCGCCGCAGGGACAACCCGTCACCATCCAGGCCGGTGCGTCGGAAGCGGGCATTGCCCTGGCCGGGCGCGTCGCCGAGGTCGCGTTCACCGCCCAGGACACCATCGAGGATGGTCTGGCCTATCGCGAGCAACTGGAACTGGCGGCAGTGGGTCGGGCCGCGGGCAGCGGGGCCCGCCCCCTGATCATGCCCGGCATCATGCCCATCATCGGTCGAACGCCCGACGAGGCCCGCCAGAAGTTCGCCGCCTTGCAGGCGCAAACGGACGTGGCGGCCGGCATACGGCAGTTGTCCGGCCGCTGGGGCTACGATCTGTCCAGCTACGATCTGGACGGTCCGGTGCCGGAACCGGGGCCCAAGGTCCACGGCATCAGCCGGGTGCGCATGCTGTTGAACAAGGCCCGCGCGGAAAACTACACCCTGCGCGACCTGGCGACCCTGGCCATTGCGTCGTACGGCCACCGCATCATCGTGGGGTCGCCGGGGGAAGTGGCCGACGACCTGGAACGCTGGTTCCGCGCGGGTGCCGCCGATGGTTTCAATCTGATCCCGGCGGGCATGCCGGACGGCCTGTTCGATTTCGTCGATCTGGTGGTGCCGGAGCTGCAGCGCCGCGGCTTGTATCGCACCGGCTACGACAGCAAGACCTTGCGTGGCCATCTTGGTCTGCCGAAGCCGGCGCCAGTCCCGGCACAAGGGGCTTAGGGCGCCATGGACCCGCAAGACCGGACCTGGCCAGGCATAAGAACCTAACCAGGAATTCGTTCCGATCGTGGCGGTCCAGGCCATAACCTGCGAGGTTCCCCCTTTGAAGGAATTCTCGTCATGTCCCTCCGTTCCCGTCTGGCGCGCTTGTTGCTTCCCTTCGCCGCGGCGTCCCTTGCGCTGGCCGTGCCATTGGCTCAGGCCGCCGATGCCAATAAGCCGCTGAAGGTCGGCGTGCGTGGCGGGGTCGACGAAGAAATCTGGGAAGTGGTCACCAAGGTCGCCAAGCAGAACGGCCTGGACGTGAAGGTCATCGTGGTCAGCGGGCAGGCCAGTCCGAATGAGGCCTTGAACAACGGCGACCTGGACGCCAATTCCTTCCAGCACATTCCCTTCCTGCGCGACCAGATCAAGCAGCGTGGCTACAAACTGGCCATAGCCGGCAATACGCTGATCTCGCCCATCGCGTTCTACTCCAAGAAATACAAGTCGCTGGAGAGCCTGCCGGCAGGCGCGCGCGTGGGCATTCCCAACGATCCCAGCAACCAGACCCGCGCGCTGGTGATCCTGCGCGACCACGGCCTGATCACCCTGCGGGACGGCTTCGATCCCTTTACGGGCACCGCCTCGCTGGCGGACGTGACGTCCATACCGAGCAAGATCAAGCTGGTGGAAAGCACCTCGCTGATCCTGGCGAAATCGCTGGAAGACGTCGACACGGCGGCCATCGTCAACACCTTCGCCTATCAAGCCGGCCTGATCGCGACACGTGACGGCATCGCGGTGGAGAAGAAAGAAAACAATCCCTACGTCAACGTCATCGCGGTGCGTGAACAGGACAAGAACGCGCCCTGGGTGCCCAAGCTGGTGGCGGCGTATCAATCCGAGGAAGTACGCCAGTTCATCCTGAAGAAATACCAGGGTTCCGTCCTGCCGGTCTTCTGATCCATGGCCAGGCATCGTTTCGACATGGTCCAGGAAAACAGCGGGGCGGTCGCGCAACGCACGCCGCACATCATCTTCGAAGGCCTGGCCAAGACGTACGCGGCACGCGAACGCCGCGTCGCGGCCTTGCAGGACGTTTCGTTCAGCATCGAGCGCGGCGAGATCTTCGGCATCATCGGCCGTAGCGGCGCGGGCAAGTCCACGCTGCTGCGCGCCATCAATATGCTGGAGCGGCCCACCGGTGGCACCGTTCGTGTCGGCGGCGTGGACGTCGGCGGCCTGGATGAAGACGGCCTGGTGGCGCTGCGCCGCCGCATCGGCATGATCTTCCAGCACTTCAACCTGCTGTCGGCCAAGACGGTGGCGGACAACGTGGGACTGCCGCTGCGCGTCGCCGGCCTGGGCCGCGCCACGATCGCGCGGCGGGTGGCGCATCTGCTGGACCTGGTTGGCCTTGGTGAGCAGGCGCAGGCGTATCCGGCTCAGCTGTCCGGCGGGCAGAAGCAGCGCGTCGGCATAGCCCGCGCCCTGGTCCACGAGCCCGACATCCTGCTCTGCGACGAGCCCACGTCGGCGCTCGATCCGGAAACCACGCATTCGATACTGGGCCTGCTGCGCGACATCAATCGCCAGCTGGGCCTGACGGTGGTGCTGATCACGCACGACATGGCGGTCATCCGCGAAACCTGCCACCGGGTGCTGGTGCTGGACCAGGGCCGCGTGGTGGAGCACGGCGATGTATGGCGGGTGTTCGGCACGCCGCACGCGGACGCGACGCGCGCGCTCCTGCGGCCGCTACGCCAGGGCCTGCCGCCCGACATCGCGGCCCGGTTGGTGCCGGAGCGGGGGGCCGGGCGGGCCGACGTCATCCTGGCCTTGCGCTACACGGGCAGCGGTTCGACCGGGCTCGGCAGTCCGGCCGCCTTCGGGCAGGGTGCCACGACGACGCCGGGCGTGCCGCTGCGGACGCTGGCGGTGCTGGGACCGCGGGCGCGCCTGCTGCAAGGCGGCGTGGAGCGCATCACTGGGCACGCGCAAGGCGAGTTGCTGGTGGCCTTGCCGGCCGAGGATTATGACGAGGCGGCCCTGGCCGCCGCGGACCACGTGGAGGTGATCGGGTATGTCCCTGTCCATGCTTGATCGTTATCTGCAGGCTTTCCTGGAAACCTTGCTCATGGTGGGAGCCTGCGCGGTGATCTCGGTGAGCTTGGGCCTGTTGCTGGCGCTGGTGCTGACGGTGACCGCGCCGGGCGGGCTGTACCCGAGGCCAGTGTTGCATAAGGCGCTGTCGGTGGTGGTGAACATCTTCCGCGCCGTGCCTTTCATCATCCTGCTGGTGGCCTTGCTGCCGGTGACGCGTTATATCGTCGGCACGACGCTGGGGACGTGGGCGGCGGTCGTGCCCTTGTCCTTCAGCCTGACGCCTTATTTCGCGCGGATCGCGCAGGTCAGCTTGAATGAGGTGGACGCGGGCTTGATCGAGGCCGCCCGTGCGATGGGCTGCCGGCGCCGTCATATCGTGCGCCATGTGCTGCTGCCGGAAGCCTTGCCGGGCATCATCGGCGGCATCACGGTCAGCCTGATCGGCATGATCAACGCGTCCGCCATGGCCGGCGCGGTGGGCGCTGGAGGGTTGGGCGACATGGCGATACGCTACGGCTACGAGCGTTACGAGACCAGCGTGATGTTCAACGTGATCATCGTCTTGATCGTGCTGGTGACGCTGGTCCAGATAGGCGGCGAATGGCTCGCACGCCGCGCGAACCACAGAAAGTAGGCGCCCGCGCCGGATGCCTCTCGGCAATGTAAAGAAAAGGGGAACCCCAAGGGTTCCCCTTCTTCATCAAGTGTCACTTGGTACTAAATGAACTGCCAAAGCGCGTACGTCAGGATCAACCCCATCACCGACAGAATCGTCTCCATGAAGGACCAGGACTTGATCGTCTGCCCTATGGTCAGCCCGAAGTATTCCTTCACCAGCCAGAACCCCGCATCGTTGACGTGCGAGAAGAACACCGACCCCGCCCCGATGGCCAGCACCACCAGCGACAGGTGCGTCTGCGGCATCCCCACGGCAAGCTTCTCGATGATCCCGGCCGCCGTCACCGTCGCCACGGTAGCGGAACCCGTCGCCAGGCGGATCAGCACCGCCACGATCCACGCCAGCACCAGCACCGACATCCCGGTGGCCAGGGCGATCTTGGCGATGGCCTGGCCGGCGCCGCCGTCCACCAGCGATTGCTTGAAGCCGCCCCCGGCGCCCACGATCAACATGACGCCGACCACCGGCATCAGGCTGTTGCCGATCTTCTTCGCCAATACCGGCACCGTGAAGCCGACCGACGTACCGAAGGTGATCATGGCCAGCAGCACCGCGAACAGCAGAGCAAAGACCGGATCCCCGACGAAGTCGAAGAAATGGCGCATGGGCGACGCCTTGTCCAGCCAGATGTCCGACGCCGCCTTGGCCAGCATCAGGATGATGGGCGACAGCAGGGTCAGCAAGGTGGCGCCGAAGGACGGCTTGCGCGTCGCCTTGGGATCATCCGCTTCGGCGGCTTCGATGGCCTTGTCCGACGCGGTGACCGCATAGGCCGCCCCCGCCGCGCCGACCGGCACCATGCGGGCGGCGAGTCTGCCGAACAGCGGGCCGCCCACGATCACGGTGGGGATGGCGATGAGCAGGCCCAGCCCCAAGGTGATGCCGACGTCGGCCTTGAGGATGGCGATGGCCGCCAGCGGTCCGGGATGCGGAGGAATGAAACCGTGCAGCACGGACAGGCCCGCGAGCGCGGGGATGCCCAGGCGCATGGCGGGGCCCTTGGACTTGTGCACGGCCAGCATGACCACGGGGATCAGCAGCACCAGGCCGATCTCGAAGAACATGGGGATGCCGATGATGCTGGCCACCAGCGCCATTTTCCAGGGCAGGGTGGCGGGTCGTCCGCGCAGCATTCGGTCGACCACGATATCGGCCCCGCCTGAGTCGGCCAGCAGTTTGCCCAGCATGGCCCCCAGCGCGATCAGCACGCCAACGTAGCCGAGCACGCCGCCGACGCCGTTTTCATAGGAGGTGGTGACCTTCTCCAGCGGAATGCCGGAGCCGACGCCCACGAACAGGGCGCCGATGGTCAGAGCCAGGAAGGCGTGGAGTTTCAACCAGACGATGAGCAGAACGAGCAGGGCAATACCGGCCGCGGCGACAAGCAGTACTTGTATGTCGTGCGGATTCAGCTCGGTGGACGGGTTCATGGGGTCTCCTTTTTTCCCGTGTTGGCGTGCAATCCTAGCGTCTTGATGATGTCGTTGGCGATGGCCGAGGGCGAGCCGCCGATTTCGATGCGGACGGCGGGTTCGTCGGCGCCGGGCTCTTCCAGCGTGGCGAACTGGCTGTCGAGCAGGCTGGGCGGCATGAAGTGGCCGTGGCGCGTGGCCAGGCGTTCGGCGATCAGCTCATGCGAACCGTGCAGGTAGACGAACTTCACACCATGGCCGCGGCGGTTGATGATGTCGCGGTAGGCGTGTTTCAGTGCCGAGCAGGTGATGATGCCGTTGGAGCCGGCATCGAGGCATTCCTCGACCCAGGTGGCGACCGTTTCAAGCCAGGGCTTGCGGTCGGCGTCAGTGAGCGGGTGGCCGGAGCGCATCTTCTCTACATTGGAGGCCGGGTGCAGCCCATCGCCCTCCTCGAAGGGCCAGTCCAGGCGCCCTGACAAAATAGCCGCGACGGTTGTCTTGCCGCAACCGGCGACGCCCATGAGCACCAGCACCTCCGGCTGTGCGCGGGGATGTTCCATGCTTACCCTCCAAATTTCCAGATCTTGTATGCCCTGATTGGGCTGTGCGGATTGCAGGACGGCCGTTATGCGCCCGTCCTGTCAGCTTGCCGTCAGCCGCGCGAGCGGCCTGACAAGAGTGTATCCCTATCCCCTATGGGGCCGGCGTTATCCGGGCGCTGGCATCGAGGAATTTGCCGACGTAGATGTCGCGCGCGCGTTCCATGTGGCGCTGCGCCAGCTCATCCAGGCGGGGGCGGTCGCCCGTGCGCAAGGCGTCGACCATGTCGGCGTGCTCGCGGCAGGCCTGTTCCAGGGCGCCGGCGTCGGCGACCCCGTAGGCGCGGGCGGGAAAGCTGAGCCAGTCATGCAGGCGGATCGATTCGGCCAGGTAGGGGTTGTCGCACAGGCCGTAGAGTTCGCGGTGAAATGCCATGTTGCTGCGGTGGATGGCGATGAGGTCGCCCGACGCCGCCGCATCGGCATGGACCTGCATGGCCTGCGTCAAGGCTTGCAGGCGCTCGCCCTCCAGGGGCATGGGCATCATCGCGACGGCGGCTCGATGCAGCACGTTACGCATGCGATAGAGGTCGGCCAGTTCGCGCAGATCGAAGCGGCGCAGCTGCGCGCCCAGGTGCGGCGGCTTGACCACCACGCCCAGCCGCTGCAACTCCACCAGCGCGGCGCGCACGACGTGACGCTTCGCCGCGTAGTCTTCCATCAGGTGGTCTTCGATAAGACGGGTGCGCGGCAGGATGCGGCCGCGAATGATGTCGGTCTCGATGGCCTCGATCACGGTGCGGACCTGGTCGGGGAGATCTGTCTCGTAGGGCGCGCGCTGCGTGGCCGCGCTGGATTTTTGTGACATGGCGGGCTTGCGACATGACCGGCTTGCGAAGGGGCGCAGTGTAGCACCGGCCGCCTTGCCGATCCGTCCGCGCGAGGCCTGTCAACCCCGGCGTTATTAATAATCTCATTGGAAAAAATGGCGACAACGTGCTCGTTGCCAGGGCCGGAAGCGGGCCGCAGACTGGCGGCACTCAAAGACCAGGATGGAGCCATGTCGCAATCTTCCGAATACATCATCAGTACCAACCCGGCCAACGGCGAGGAAGTCGGCCGCGTTCGCGTGACCTCCGCCGCCGAACTGGATGCCGTCGTCGAGCGCGCCTGGCACGCCTTCCATCAATCCGGCTGGAAGGCGCTGCTGCCGCATCGCCGCGCCCTGGTGCTGAACAAGATCGCCGACGGCCTGGCCGCCGAAAAGGAGTCGCTGGCTCAACTGCAGATGCGCGATAACGGCAAGCCCCTGGGTGAATGCCGCGGCATGGTCGAGTCGGCGATCGGCACTTTCCGCTACTACGCGGCGGTGTGCGAGACGCTGGAAACCGACGTGACCCCCAGTCGCGGCGACTACCTGTCGTTCACGGTGCTGGAGCCCTACGGCGTGGTGGCTGCCATCACGCCGTGGAATTCGCCCATCATGAATGACGCCACCAAGGTCGCGCCGGCCTTGGCCGCCGGCAATGCGGTGCTGCTCAAGCCGTCCGAAGACTCGCCGCTGCTGGGACCGGAACTGGCGCGCATCGCCCTGGCTGCCGGCCTGCCCGAGAACCTGCTGCAAGTGGTGCAAGGCCGCGGCGCGGAAATCGGCGCGGCCCTGGTGGCTCACCCTGGTGTGCGCATGATCTCCTTTACTGGCGGCACCGTGTCCGGCAGCGCCATCGGCCGCGTCGCGGGCGAACGCCTGGTGCCGGCCGCGCTGGAGTTGGGCGGCAAGTCCCCCCACGTCGTGTTCGCCGATGCCGACATGGATCACGCAGTGGCCGCGGTGGTCGCCGGCATCTTCGGCTCGGCCGGCCAGTCCTGCGTCGCGGGTTCGCGGCTGTTCGTGCAGGCCGAGCGCTATGACGAAGTGGTCGAGCGCGTGGTGGCCCGGGCCAAGAGCCTGCGCGTGGCACTGCCCGATGCCGACGGTGTGGAAATGGGACCGCTGGCGTCCTTCCACCATCGCGAGCGTGTGATCCGTTTCGTCGAACGCGCGCGCCAGGAAGGTGGCCGCATACTGTGCGGCGGCGGCATCCCGCAAGGCCCCGGCTACGACAAGGGGGCGTTCTTCGAACCCACCGTGATCGACGGCCTGGGCCCGCAGGCCGTGTCCTGCCAGGAAGAGGCCTTCGGCCCCGTGCTGGTGGCGCTGCCGTTCAAGGACGAGGCGGATCTGATCGCCCAGGCCAACGGCACGGCGTTCGGCCTGGCTTGCGGTATCTGGACCGAAAGCTTCAAGCGCGCATGGCGTATCGGCCGCGCGCTTGAGGCAGGTTCGGTCTGGATCAACACGTACAAGCAGTCGGTGACCAGCACGCCGTTCGGCGGTTTCAAGAACAGCGGCATCGGCCGCGAGAAGGGCATCGACGGGCTGCGCCTGTATGCCCAGGTCAAGAGCATGTACTTCGGGCTGCATGAACAGCCTTTGGCGGTCGCCAAGTAGGACGGAGCGCGCCGCTTCTCGGTGCAGCGCAGTGCAGTGCAGAAAAACATGTCCCTTGCGGGACCGGGGCCGGCCGCTTATGCCGGCCCCGTACAAGACATAACGATCCTCAAAGGAGAAGGTCAGGAATCATGAGTGCCACCCCACACACCCTCACCGGCATGGCCGAGGACAGTACCGTCCTGAAATCCGCGGTACGCAAATTCTATGTACGCATGATGCCGCTGGTGGTCCTCATGCTGCTGGTCAATCAAGTCGACCGCACCAATCTGGGCTTCATCCAGGACGCCTTGAAGGCCGATCTGGGTCTGGGCGCGGCCGCTTTCGGCCTGGGCGCCGGCCTGTTCTTCGTTGGGTATGCCCTGTTCGAAGTGCCCAGCAACATGCTGCTGCAACGCTATGGCGCGCGCATCTGGCTGACCCGCATCATGGTCACCTGGGGTCTGGTGACCTTGCTGATGGCGTTCACCCAGGGCGAGTACAGTTTCTACTTCCTGCGCTTCATGCTGGGCCTGATGGAAGCCGGCTTCTTTCCCGGCGTGATCTTTTACCTGACCAGGTGGCTGCCCGATGCCCATCGTGGCCGCGCCGTGGCCATCTTTCTTAGCGCGTCGGCGCTGGCCTATATCGTCACCGGTCCCATCAGCGGTGCGCTGTTGACCATGCACGGCATGGCCGGCATCGCGGGCTGGCGCTGGATGTTCCTGATCGAAGGCGGCGGTTCGATGCTGATGGGCCTGGTCAGCATCCGCTACCTGGTGTCG is a window of Bordetella sp. N DNA encoding:
- a CDS encoding ABC transporter ATP-binding protein → MTERNAPILKYRKASILLEQAGATRTLVQDLDLEVREREIVALVGESGSGKTLTALSVLGLLAPNLRLRAETAELRGRDLTRCTPRDWRALRGTDAAMVFQEPLSALNPVLTIGEQIVEILKYKTDVPRKARREVAAQLLRDVDIARVPHILDEYPHQLSGGMRQRVMLAMAMAARPALLIADEPTTALDNTVQRQVLALIARTAERAGIGVLFVTHDLSVVAQLADRVAVMQRGRLVETGSVETVFEAPSHPYTRRLMALAPRRPEAPVPVQAPTPVVAASEPTVPLLRLENIVKRYAARGESFAAVDDVTLELHAGRTLGLVGESGSGKSTLARIVAGLLRPDAGRVRVDGIDVTAAGQETPGQGGKVQMVFQDPQASLNPRMRVGAIVAEPMLARGLVTRAQAPDEVARLLEAVGLPLDVARRWPHELSGGQRQRIGIARALGARPRLLVCDEPVSALDASVQAQILDLLKRLQPEYGLAYLFIAHGLDSVYALSDEVAVMSRGQVVEHGTRDQVFHAPRHDYTRTLLDAMLDADPRASLFRQRPRQAA
- a CDS encoding LLM class flavin-dependent oxidoreductase, with the protein product MSHQQAQIHLGYFHLPLGRHPAAWRRDEARGHPEDLAWVVEVARKAEAGLFDLFFLADNLVGPTAEGNGRGGGFEPLTLLGALAASTSSIGLAATVSTSFSEPFNVARMLASLDHMSGGRIAWNVVTSQNDRAAQNFGQQALPEHDDRYVRASEFVDVVKGLWDTWDDDALRLDKASGVYVDLAGVRELNHRGPHYAVRGPLNVSRPPQGQPVTIQAGASEAGIALAGRVAEVAFTAQDTIEDGLAYREQLELAAVGRAAGSGARPLIMPGIMPIIGRTPDEARQKFAALQAQTDVAAGIRQLSGRWGYDLSSYDLDGPVPEPGPKVHGISRVRMLLNKARAENYTLRDLATLAIASYGHRIIVGSPGEVADDLERWFRAGAADGFNLIPAGMPDGLFDFVDLVVPELQRRGLYRTGYDSKTLRGHLGLPKPAPVPAQGA
- a CDS encoding MetQ/NlpA family ABC transporter substrate-binding protein; translated protein: MSLRSRLARLLLPFAAASLALAVPLAQAADANKPLKVGVRGGVDEEIWEVVTKVAKQNGLDVKVIVVSGQASPNEALNNGDLDANSFQHIPFLRDQIKQRGYKLAIAGNTLISPIAFYSKKYKSLESLPAGARVGIPNDPSNQTRALVILRDHGLITLRDGFDPFTGTASLADVTSIPSKIKLVESTSLILAKSLEDVDTAAIVNTFAYQAGLIATRDGIAVEKKENNPYVNVIAVREQDKNAPWVPKLVAAYQSEEVRQFILKKYQGSVLPVF
- a CDS encoding methionine ABC transporter ATP-binding protein yields the protein MARHRFDMVQENSGAVAQRTPHIIFEGLAKTYAARERRVAALQDVSFSIERGEIFGIIGRSGAGKSTLLRAINMLERPTGGTVRVGGVDVGGLDEDGLVALRRRIGMIFQHFNLLSAKTVADNVGLPLRVAGLGRATIARRVAHLLDLVGLGEQAQAYPAQLSGGQKQRVGIARALVHEPDILLCDEPTSALDPETTHSILGLLRDINRQLGLTVVLITHDMAVIRETCHRVLVLDQGRVVEHGDVWRVFGTPHADATRALLRPLRQGLPPDIAARLVPERGAGRADVILALRYTGSGSTGLGSPAAFGQGATTTPGVPLRTLAVLGPRARLLQGGVERITGHAQGELLVALPAEDYDEAALAAADHVEVIGYVPVHA
- a CDS encoding methionine ABC transporter permease produces the protein MSLSMLDRYLQAFLETLLMVGACAVISVSLGLLLALVLTVTAPGGLYPRPVLHKALSVVVNIFRAVPFIILLVALLPVTRYIVGTTLGTWAAVVPLSFSLTPYFARIAQVSLNEVDAGLIEAARAMGCRRRHIVRHVLLPEALPGIIGGITVSLIGMINASAMAGAVGAGGLGDMAIRYGYERYETSVMFNVIIVLIVLVTLVQIGGEWLARRANHRK
- a CDS encoding gluconate:H+ symporter encodes the protein MNPSTELNPHDIQVLLVAAAGIALLVLLIVWLKLHAFLALTIGALFVGVGSGIPLEKVTTSYENGVGGVLGYVGVLIALGAMLGKLLADSGGADIVVDRMLRGRPATLPWKMALVASIIGIPMFFEIGLVLLIPVVMLAVHKSKGPAMRLGIPALAGLSVLHGFIPPHPGPLAAIAILKADVGITLGLGLLIAIPTVIVGGPLFGRLAARMVPVGAAGAAYAVTASDKAIEAAEADDPKATRKPSFGATLLTLLSPIILMLAKAASDIWLDKASPMRHFFDFVGDPVFALLFAVLLAMITFGTSVGFTVPVLAKKIGNSLMPVVGVMLIVGAGGGFKQSLVDGGAGQAIAKIALATGMSVLVLAWIVAVLIRLATGSATVATVTAAGIIEKLAVGMPQTHLSLVVLAIGAGSVFFSHVNDAGFWLVKEYFGLTIGQTIKSWSFMETILSVMGLILTYALWQFI
- a CDS encoding gluconokinase; its protein translation is MEHPRAQPEVLVLMGVAGCGKTTVAAILSGRLDWPFEEGDGLHPASNVEKMRSGHPLTDADRKPWLETVATWVEECLDAGSNGIITCSALKHAYRDIINRRGHGVKFVYLHGSHELIAERLATRHGHFMPPSLLDSQFATLEEPGADEPAVRIEIGGSPSAIANDIIKTLGLHANTGKKETP
- a CDS encoding GntR family transcriptional regulator encodes the protein MSQKSSAATQRAPYETDLPDQVRTVIEAIETDIIRGRILPRTRLIEDHLMEDYAAKRHVVRAALVELQRLGVVVKPPHLGAQLRRFDLRELADLYRMRNVLHRAAVAMMPMPLEGERLQALTQAMQVHADAAASGDLIAIHRSNMAFHRELYGLCDNPYLAESIRLHDWLSFPARAYGVADAGALEQACREHADMVDALRTGDRPRLDELAQRHMERARDIYVGKFLDASARITPAP
- a CDS encoding aldehyde dehydrogenase, whose amino-acid sequence is MSQSSEYIISTNPANGEEVGRVRVTSAAELDAVVERAWHAFHQSGWKALLPHRRALVLNKIADGLAAEKESLAQLQMRDNGKPLGECRGMVESAIGTFRYYAAVCETLETDVTPSRGDYLSFTVLEPYGVVAAITPWNSPIMNDATKVAPALAAGNAVLLKPSEDSPLLGPELARIALAAGLPENLLQVVQGRGAEIGAALVAHPGVRMISFTGGTVSGSAIGRVAGERLVPAALELGGKSPHVVFADADMDHAVAAVVAGIFGSAGQSCVAGSRLFVQAERYDEVVERVVARAKSLRVALPDADGVEMGPLASFHHRERVIRFVERARQEGGRILCGGGIPQGPGYDKGAFFEPTVIDGLGPQAVSCQEEAFGPVLVALPFKDEADLIAQANGTAFGLACGIWTESFKRAWRIGRALEAGSVWINTYKQSVTSTPFGGFKNSGIGREKGIDGLRLYAQVKSMYFGLHEQPLAVAK